The DNA region AACGGCGAAATTGCCGGCTTTCCGTTGGAAGGAAAAGACATGCCGGAGATTCTATCCGGCTGTCAGGAAGCGATTTTGCTCGCCGTGACATTGGGACCGCAGATTGAACAGATGCTTATGCGGCGAGAAGTGACGGATATGGCGGATGCTCTGATTATGGACGCGTGCGCCAGCGCGGCAATTGAAAATGTGTGTGACCATTTTGAATTTGACCTGCGAGAGCAGCTGGAGCGGGAGGGGAAATTTCTGACCGACCGCTTTAGCCCGGGATACGGTGATTTGCCGCTGCACACCCAGCGCAGACTGTGCGAGGCGCTCAACACAGCGCGGCGCATCGGGCTGACCGTCACACCAAGTTATTTGATGATTCCGCGGAAATCTGTCACGGCAATTCTGGGAATCTCCGATCATCCGCAAAAACTGAGAAAACGGGGCTGTGAGGTATGCAGTATGTTCCTGACCTGTCCCTATCGAAAGGAAGGACTTGCTTGTCATGAATCATCTGACATTACTTGACGGCGGCATGGGCACCATGCTGCAGGCTGCCGGATTGGGGTTGGGCGAACGCCCGGAAATTTTCGGTGTACAGCATCCGGAAATTTTGGAACGCATTCAGCGCAGCTATGTAGACGCTGGCAGCGATATTATTTATGCCAATACGTTTGGTGCCAATGCACATAAACTGGAAGGCACCGGCCACACAACGGAAGAACTGGTGGCGGCAAATGTTGCCATTGCGAAAAAGGCGGCGGACGGCAGAGCGAGAGTTGCTCTGGATGTCGGCCCGATTGGTGAGCTGATGGAGCCGCTTGGCACGCTGGCATTTGATGAAGCGTATGAGATTTATGCGCAGATGGTGCGTGCCGGCGAGCAGGCGGGCGCAGATCTCGTAATCTTCGAGACAATGACCGATTTGTACGAAG from Butyricicoccus intestinisimiae includes:
- a CDS encoding vitamin B12 dependent-methionine synthase activation domain-containing protein, with product MEARLTQINYNEILMYLGYRGQERPPELEQQIQRCIKQVTESCQPRLVYRRLPVRNGEIAGFPLEGKDMPEILSGCQEAILLAVTLGPQIEQMLMRREVTDMADALIMDACASAAIENVCDHFEFDLREQLEREGKFLTDRFSPGYGDLPLHTQRRLCEALNTARRIGLTVTPSYLMIPRKSVTAILGISDHPQKLRKRGCEVCSMFLTCPYRKEGLACHESSDIT